GGCATTATCATTCCTCCCGGTTTGTTGAAAGTCACTTCGTAGAAATATTTAGGAGCGTTTAAATTTGTTTTTTCTTCAGCAGATAGATTTTGATCTACATAGTCAGAAAGCAATTTAACGTCTTCAATTTTTAGCGCTTTTTTATCTTTTGGATTCAACTCTGCATTTTGTCCTGAAACCAAATACACAAATGGTCCTTTGTCTAAACCAAAACGCCCTTTTCTCACTTTCACGTCTTTTAGATCTGAAGTAGCTGTTTCAGAAACATAATATTGTTTCACGTCTTCCAATCCAATGTCAACAAAATCAGTAGAGTAAAACCACCCTCTAATAAACCAATCCAAATCAAATGCAGAAGCATCTTCCATTGTTCTAAAAAAGTCTTCTGGGGTTGGGTGTTTGAATTTCCAACGGTTTGCATACACTTTAAATGCATGATCAAACAATTCGCGACCCATGATAGTTTCTCTCAAAATATTCAATCCAGTAGCTGGTTTCCCATAAGCATTATTACCAAATTGATAAATGTTTTCTGAATTTGACATGATTGGTTCTAAAAATTTTTGATCACCACTCATATACGGAACAATGTTTTTAGCTGGTCCTCGTCTTGAAGGAAAATTGGTGCCTAATTCTTGTTCAGCCATATATTCCATAAAAGAGTTTAATCCTTCATCCATCCATGTCCATTGGCGCTCGTCTGAATTCACAATCATTGGAAAAAAGTTATGTCCCACTTCATGAACAACAACTCCAATCATACCGTTTTTCACTTGCTCACTTGTCACCCCATTTTCATCAGGTCGTCCAAAATTCCAACAAATCATTGGATATTCCATTCCTTGATCTTCTGCCGAAACGGAAACTGCTTTTGGATAGGGATAATCAAACGTATGAGAAGAGTAACTTTTCAAAGTATGCGCAACAGTTCGAGTAGATGTTTCTCCCCATAACGGATTCGCTTCTTTAGGATAAACCGAAGTAGCCATAACAGTTTTAGTACTTAATTGTACCGCCATAGCATCAAAAATAAATTTTCTTGAAGAGGCAATTCCAAAGTCTCTCACATTTTTAGCACTAAATTTCCATGTTTTTTTCTTGTCTGAAAATCCTTTTTCAGCTGCAGTTGCTTCTTCCTGAGTTACAATTACAACAGGCTTGTCAAATGTTTTCTGCGCTAATTGATATCGTTGCAATTGAACAGGTGTGAACACTTCAGCTCGGTTCGTTAATTCACCTGTTGCTTCAATAATGTGATCTGCTGGAACGGTAATGTTTACATCAAAATTTCCAAAAGGTAAAGCAAACTCTCCGCTTCCCCAGAACTGCATGTTTTGCCAACCTTCTACATCATTGTACACTGCCATTCTTGGATAAAACTGAGCAATTACATAGATTTTATTACTGTCTTTTTCAAAAGCTTCGTAACCAGATCGTCCACCTTCTTTTCTATAATTATTTATGTTGTACCACCATTTAGTAGAGAAAACAAATGTCGAACCTGGCTTCATTGGCACAGGCAAATTAATGCGCATCATCGTTTGATTAATCGTATAAGACAATGGCGCTCCTTTTGCATCTTTCACATATTCAATATGGAATCCACGATCTGGTTTTTGTCTCAAATAATCTGAAGCAAATTTATCAGCAGGTACCACTTGATCAATTTTTTGGCTTTCTGCCAAAGGAGTTTGAGAAGTTTTAGCTTGTTGATTTTGGTCCAATTGCACCCATAAATACTCTAAAGTATCAGGCGAATTATTGGTATAGGTTACTGTTTCAGCACCCATTAATTTTGAATTCTTATCGTCTAATTCAATGTCAATTTTATAATCGGCTTGTTGTTGATAATAAGCCGGTCCAGGCGCACCTGAAGCAGAACGATACATATTGGGCGTAGCCAATAAATCGTACATCTGACTGAATTTATTCGTATCGTATTTTCCGGTTTGTTTCGGAGCTATGGCTGCAGGCTTCTCCTGAGCCAATGCGATTACTGGTAAAAGTAATAATAATGCAATTTTTTTCATTTTGGGGAATTTTAGCTTGTGAAAATACTACTTTTTAACAAATAGAAGAATTAGATTTAAAATTTTAACACTTCCGTTTTGTTCGAAGCGGTAAAAAGGACGGTTTTCTTTTCACCAAAAGCAGTACAATGTAAAATATTTTGTTGTTCTGAATTCCAATGTGTTAAAACTGTATTGGTTATTTCGGCTGTTTGTAATTTAGCAACATCGGAAACACGACAATAACAAATTAATACATCGCCTTCTATCTCTTTACTTAAAAAAACAACTAGTTTTGGTTGACCGTTTACTTTAATGATTAAATTTTCTGTAAAATATTTCTTAAGATTAGATACATCCTCATTCGATTCTTTTTCAGTACCCAAAAAAGCCTTTTTACCATATTTTTTTTCAATAGCTAAATTTAAATCATCCATGAAAATACGGGAGGTAATTTGAATCATCTTCTTTTCGGGAGCATAATTGACCTGAAAAATGGCCATATAAAATTTATGGACTTCAAAAGCCGAGAAACTACAAAATAGTATTCCTATAAAAGCAATAAGTACTGTTTTTTTCATCTTTCAAAAATAGGAATAGTTTTGAGATTAGCATTAAAATAGAATAGTAAAGATTGCTATTTTACCTTTTTTGACGCTATAATTTCATTGTATTGAGCTGCTAATTCACTCATCAAGAATTCAATTGAAGTTCGGTTTTTCGTTTTTAATACCCGAGTAAATTTTGGATTTTCAACTGCAAAATATAAAAATCCTTTAACGTAATCTGATGGAATATGAAGTGTATTAACATAATGATTTTTGTCGAATAGGTTTTCAAGTTGCACCAAATAGCCTTCTTTTTTCTCCACTTCTAATTCTTTTTTCAACATGGCAGTTCGACCCGAAAAATAATTTAGTAGCGGGTCTAAACCTAAAGGATTTAATCTGCCAGAAGATGCTGTTGCATACTTTCGTTCTGCCGGAGTATACTTCTTCTGACCATACGGTATTATTCCCAACGATTCTGCTGAAACGGATGGTCGTTTTACAACCACCTCTTTCAATTCATTCATAATGGGGTGCATAGTGACAAAAAACAAACTGCTAAGATCCTCAGAAGTTATTGCTTTTGTAACCGACTTGAATTGTACCGATGATAAAAGTAAACTATCTCCAACTTTTGCATTAATCGTAAAAAAACCTTTTGAGTCTGTTATGGTGGCATTTTCAGTATTTAAATTAATAACATAAATACCCTCAAGATTGGTCATGTCGGCATTGACTTTTCCACGACATGCTACAGCTCCTTTTTCTTGTGCAAAAAGAGGGGCAATACACCAAAAGACGATAAAATAAAGCAGTCTAATCATAAAGTTACTAATTCCTATTGAATGGGAAAGTTCACAAAAATAGTAGACTGTCTTCCAAATTAATTACTAATGAGTTGGTAATTATTTGTTAATTAAAAAAGGAGATTGTATACCTTTACCCTATTACAATTGATTTTGAAGATGAAAAATATACTATTGGCTAGTACCTCAACGGTATACGGAAGTAGTTACTTAGAATACTTATTAGCTGAATTACAACTCCATTTTAAAAATTGCAATACCCTGCTTTTTATTCCATATGCTAGACCTGGCGGAATAACACATGACGAGTATACTGCAAAGGTAGCTTTGGCTTTCGCTAAAATAAATATTGCAGTAAAAGGCATTCATGAATTTGAAAATCCGGTTGAAGCCATTCAAAATGCAGAGGGCATTTTTACCGGTGGCGGCAATACATTTGTTCTAGTTTCCCAATTGTATAAAAACCAATTGATGGAAGTTATAGCGCAAAAACTAAAAAGTGGTACCCCTTATTTAGGAACGAGTGCAGGAAGTAACATTGCGGGTTTAACCATCCAAACTACTAATGATATGCCGATCGTTTACCCTCCGAGTTTTCAAAGCTTAGGTATGATTCCGTTCAATTTGAATCCGCATTATATTGATACTGATGGAACTGCAAACCATATGGGAGAAACCCGAGAAGATCGTATAAAGGAATTCCACGAATTCAATTCCATCCCTGTTTTAGGGTTACGTGAAGGAAGCTGGTTAGACATAAAAGGCGACTCCATCGTGCTAAAAGGAAATTTAAAAGCACGCCTTTTTAGACAAAATCAACAAGCTGAAGAACTTGAAAGCGGAACTGATTTACGTTTTGTAAAATAAAAAAAGCCGAAACACTAGTTTCGGCTTGGAAAGAGCGAAAGACGAGGCTCGAACTCGCGACAACCAGCTTGGAAGGCTGGAGCTCTACCAACTGAGCTACTTTCGCAAAAAAATTTAAATAAAAAACCTCAAATCAGATTTGAGGTTTTAGAGCGAAAGACGAGGCTCGAACTCGCGACAACCAGCTTGGAAGGCTGGAGCTCTACCAACTGAGCTACTTTCGCATTACAACGGTGCAAATATAAATAATTAGTTTTCATGATTGCAAGTTTTTTTCAAAAAAATAAAAAGCAACTCCATAAAATCAGCATCAAAACTGGTAGAATTATTTCATAAATATTTTAGTATGAAATTATTATCTCTTTAATTTGCAAACACTTCACCATAAAAAAAATGATGCATTCTATTCAAAAAATCACAGCTACAGAAACATATCCCGTTAGACATATCGTACTGCGAGCTGGCAAACCCATTGAAAGTTGTCAGTTTGATGGAGATGAATTGGTTTCTACGCATCATTTTGGTTATTATTTAAACAACCAAATTATTGGAGTAATTTCATTATTTGAGATTAAAAACGAACAGTTTGTAGCACAAAAACCGTTTCAAATTAGAGGGATGGCAGTACTCCCTACCTTTCAAAAACAAGGAATTGGGGAAGCATTGGTAAGCGAAGCAGAAAAATTTATTACAACTCAAAAAGCCGATTTAATTTGGTTTAACGCCCGGACCACCGCGGTTGGATTTTATCAAAAAATGGGACATGAGATTCTAGGACCTGAATTTGAAATCTATGACGTTGGCCCTCATTTTTTAATGTATAAAAAACTCTAAGTTGCAAGGGGTGATAAAAATTTGGGTAGATTAAGTTGAGAAATACAAAAATACGACACACTACAGCTTATACAATTATTATTCAGCACTTTAATGTAAGACTTAACATAACTTCGGCTTTTAACAAAATAAGTTTGATAACTTCTCTATCGAACTGTAACATTTAGGAGAAAATAAATACTAACATGTGCAACTCAATTATATTGATACTTTTGCGTTGTTACAATTCCACATACAACCCTAACCCCTGTTTATGAAATATACCTTCAGTTTACTATTCTTTTTCTTCTTGTGTTTTGGCTACAGCCAAAAAAAAACTTTGAACACTCAATTTACTGCTGAAAAAATAATTATTGATGGTAAATTTGATGAAGGCGCTTGGTTAAAAGCTGATGTGGCAAAAGATTTCGTAATGTGGATGCCTGACAATGGAACCCCAGAACCAAAAAATACTAGGACTGAAGTACGGGTTACTTATGATAATGAAGCGGTGTATTTTGCAGCTACAATGTATGATGATGAACCGAGCAAAATATTAAAAGAATTAAGTCAGCGAGACAATTCTGGAACAGCTGATCGTGTGGGAATCTTTATTAATGGATACAATGACGGCCAGCAAGAATTTAGTTTTATTGTAAGTGCTTCTGGAGTTCAAGAAGATTTTTTATTTACAGAAAGTAACGGAGAGGATTCCTCTTGGAATGCCATTTGGGAAAGTAAAACGCAAATCACCGATTTTGGTTGGACTGCAGAAATTAAAATTCCGTATGCAGCATTGCGATTTAGTTCAGAGAAAAAACAAACTTGGGGAATCAATTTTATTCGTGATTTTAGAAGAGCTCGAACGTTTTATTCTTGGAATTTAATTGATAATAAAATTAATTCCAGAGGTAATCAAGAAGGTGTATTAAATGGTATTGAAAATATTATAACTCCAACTCGTTTGTTTTTAATTCCATATTCTTCCTTTTATCTGAATTCAAATGCAACACAAAAAACAAAAGGCGATTTAAAAGGCGGGGTTGATATTAAGTATGGCATTAACGATGCTTTTACATTAGATGCCATTTTAGTACCTGACTTTGGTCAAACCACCTTTGATAATGTTATTTTAAATCTTGGTCCATTTGAACAACAATTCAACGAAAATAGACCTTTTTTTACTGAAGGAACTGAATTATTTAGCAAGGGCAATTTGTTTTATTCGAGAAGAATTGGCGGAAGCCCAACCATTAATGCCGACTTAAATACCAACGAATCATTCACAACTTATCCAGCAAAAGTCAATTTGCTAAATGCATTGAAAATTTCAGGCAGAACAAAAAATGGTTTAGGGATAGGTGTATTAAATGCAGTAACCGAAAAAACTGAAGCTACTATAACTAATGACATAACTGGGGCAACACGCAAAGCCTTAATAGAACCTCTGGCCAACTATAATGTAATGGTATTAGATCAACGTTTTGGAACCAATTCATCCGTTTCTTTTGTCAATACGAATGTAACCCGAAATGGAAATGGACGTGACGGAAATGTTTCGGCACTTTTGTTTGACTTGAACACCAAGAAAAACACCTATAATTTAAATGGAGATTACAAATACAGTGTTGTCAATGGATTTGGAATTGACAATAAAAAAGGCTTTAGTTCGAGTATAAATTTTGGCGAAACAAGTGGTAAATTTCAATATAGTGCCGGTGCTGAATACATATCAAGAGATTTTGACAAAGACGATATGGGTATTCAATTCCAAAGCAATTATCACGCTTTATATTCCAACTGGAATTACCGTCTTTTAAGCCCGACCAAAACGTTCAATATGTTTAATGTTTTTGTTAATCTTTATTCAGAATTTGACAATAGATCTGGACGTATTCAACAAGGAATGGTCAATTTGAACATCAATTCAATGACTAAAAAAAATAATTTCTTTGGCGGAGGTTTCAATACAAGACCCATAAAAACCTACGATTTTTATGAGCCAAGAACTCAAAATCAATCCCGTTTTCTTGAAATTCCTGAGGTAATTAATGCCTATATCTATTATTCTTCTAATTATAATAACCGTTTTGCCATTGAAATCAATCCTTCCTATGGTATTGCTAATGAAAAAGGACGAATCGGATACGGATTATCCATTTCTCCGAGATACCGTTTTTCAGATCAATTTTCTTTGAATTATAGTATCGATTATAGCCAACAAGTAAACAATTTAGGTTTTGTAGGAAATAATGATATCACAAATGAAATTTTTATGGGTCGCAGAGATCGTACCACTTACATCAACACTATACAAGGAAAATTCACCATCAATAGCGACATGAATTTTAATCTTTCGTTGCGCCATTATTTGAGTTATGCCACCTACAATCAATATTATAATCTTCAAAATGATGGTACTTTAATGCCTACATCCAATTTTACCCAAAACAGCAATTCTAATTTTAATGCTTGGAATTTGGACTTGTCGTATTCTTGGTGGTTTGCACCTGGTAGTCAAATATCCATTTTATACCGAAATAATGCCGCTTTATTTGAGAATGAATTCAAACGAGATTTAGGAACCAACATCCGTAATGTCATCGACAAAGATGCACTAAATCATGTGTTTTCTGTCAGTGTTCGTTACTTTATTGATTACAATTCGCTCAAAAAATAAGGAATAACAATTCTTATTATAAACAAAAAACAAAGTATTTGTTACTATTTTGTGCCGCTGCTAGAATTGTGATTAGGTAACTAGTAAAGATTTTAGAAATGCCTTATCTTTGTGCAAAATAATTACCGATGAACAAGAAAGTTATCCTTATGATTTTGGACGGTTGGGGAAAATCTCCTGACCCAAAAGTGTCTGCAATTGACAATGCTAATGTCCCTTTTATCAATAGTTTATATACAAAATATCCTAGTGCACAATTAAGAACCGATGGTTTGAACGTTGGCTTACCTGAAGGGCAAATGGGAAATTCAGAAGTAGGTCACATGAACCTTGGTGCGGGACGTATTGTGTACCAAGATTTAGCTAAAATCAATTTGGCTGTAGCCAATAAAACCTTGGCTAAAGAACAAGTCTTGATCGATGCATTTAATTATGCTAAAACCAATAATAAAAAAGTTCACTTTTTAGGTCTAGTTTCAGATGGTGGGGTGCACTCGCATACTTCGCATCTTAGAGGTTTGATCGATGCGTCACAAGAATACGGATTAGACAACGTATTCATTCATGCCTTTACAGACGGTCGTGATGTGGATCCAAAATCAGGAAAAAAATACTTACAAGATTTACAAAACTATATTGCTCCTACACCTGTAAAAATTGCATCAGTAATTGGACGTTATTACGCCATGGATCGTG
This sequence is a window from Flavobacterium ammoniigenes. Protein-coding genes within it:
- a CDS encoding M1 family metallopeptidase; amino-acid sequence: MKKIALLLLLPVIALAQEKPAAIAPKQTGKYDTNKFSQMYDLLATPNMYRSASGAPGPAYYQQQADYKIDIELDDKNSKLMGAETVTYTNNSPDTLEYLWVQLDQNQQAKTSQTPLAESQKIDQVVPADKFASDYLRQKPDRGFHIEYVKDAKGAPLSYTINQTMMRINLPVPMKPGSTFVFSTKWWYNINNYRKEGGRSGYEAFEKDSNKIYVIAQFYPRMAVYNDVEGWQNMQFWGSGEFALPFGNFDVNITVPADHIIEATGELTNRAEVFTPVQLQRYQLAQKTFDKPVVIVTQEEATAAEKGFSDKKKTWKFSAKNVRDFGIASSRKFIFDAMAVQLSTKTVMATSVYPKEANPLWGETSTRTVAHTLKSYSSHTFDYPYPKAVSVSAEDQGMEYPMICWNFGRPDENGVTSEQVKNGMIGVVVHEVGHNFFPMIVNSDERQWTWMDEGLNSFMEYMAEQELGTNFPSRRGPAKNIVPYMSGDQKFLEPIMSNSENIYQFGNNAYGKPATGLNILRETIMGRELFDHAFKVYANRWKFKHPTPEDFFRTMEDASAFDLDWFIRGWFYSTDFVDIGLEDVKQYYVSETATSDLKDVKVRKGRFGLDKGPFVYLVSGQNAELNPKDKKALKIEDVKLLSDYVDQNLSAEEKTNLNAPKYFYEVTFNKPGGMIMPILVELTYEDDSTESFKYPAQIWRKNNDTARKVFATQKAVKKIQIDPKLETADIDVTNNTWPKQEVKSKFE
- a CDS encoding DUF6702 family protein, producing MKKTVLIAFIGILFCSFSAFEVHKFYMAIFQVNYAPEKKMIQITSRIFMDDLNLAIEKKYGKKAFLGTEKESNEDVSNLKKYFTENLIIKVNGQPKLVVFLSKEIEGDVLICYCRVSDVAKLQTAEITNTVLTHWNSEQQNILHCTAFGEKKTVLFTASNKTEVLKF
- a CDS encoding carboxypeptidase-like regulatory domain-containing protein; translated protein: MIRLLYFIVFWCIAPLFAQEKGAVACRGKVNADMTNLEGIYVINLNTENATITDSKGFFTINAKVGDSLLLSSVQFKSVTKAITSEDLSSLFFVTMHPIMNELKEVVVKRPSVSAESLGIIPYGQKKYTPAERKYATASSGRLNPLGLDPLLNYFSGRTAMLKKELEVEKKEGYLVQLENLFDKNHYVNTLHIPSDYVKGFLYFAVENPKFTRVLKTKNRTSIEFLMSELAAQYNEIIASKKVK
- the pepE gene encoding dipeptidase PepE is translated as MKNILLASTSTVYGSSYLEYLLAELQLHFKNCNTLLFIPYARPGGITHDEYTAKVALAFAKINIAVKGIHEFENPVEAIQNAEGIFTGGGNTFVLVSQLYKNQLMEVIAQKLKSGTPYLGTSAGSNIAGLTIQTTNDMPIVYPPSFQSLGMIPFNLNPHYIDTDGTANHMGETREDRIKEFHEFNSIPVLGLREGSWLDIKGDSIVLKGNLKARLFRQNQQAEELESGTDLRFVK
- a CDS encoding GNAT family N-acetyltransferase, whose protein sequence is MMHSIQKITATETYPVRHIVLRAGKPIESCQFDGDELVSTHHFGYYLNNQIIGVISLFEIKNEQFVAQKPFQIRGMAVLPTFQKQGIGEALVSEAEKFITTQKADLIWFNARTTAVGFYQKMGHEILGPEFEIYDVGPHFLMYKKL
- a CDS encoding DUF5916 domain-containing protein produces the protein MKYTFSLLFFFFLCFGYSQKKTLNTQFTAEKIIIDGKFDEGAWLKADVAKDFVMWMPDNGTPEPKNTRTEVRVTYDNEAVYFAATMYDDEPSKILKELSQRDNSGTADRVGIFINGYNDGQQEFSFIVSASGVQEDFLFTESNGEDSSWNAIWESKTQITDFGWTAEIKIPYAALRFSSEKKQTWGINFIRDFRRARTFYSWNLIDNKINSRGNQEGVLNGIENIITPTRLFLIPYSSFYLNSNATQKTKGDLKGGVDIKYGINDAFTLDAILVPDFGQTTFDNVILNLGPFEQQFNENRPFFTEGTELFSKGNLFYSRRIGGSPTINADLNTNESFTTYPAKVNLLNALKISGRTKNGLGIGVLNAVTEKTEATITNDITGATRKALIEPLANYNVMVLDQRFGTNSSVSFVNTNVTRNGNGRDGNVSALLFDLNTKKNTYNLNGDYKYSVVNGFGIDNKKGFSSSINFGETSGKFQYSAGAEYISRDFDKDDMGIQFQSNYHALYSNWNYRLLSPTKTFNMFNVFVNLYSEFDNRSGRIQQGMVNLNINSMTKKNNFFGGGFNTRPIKTYDFYEPRTQNQSRFLEIPEVINAYIYYSSNYNNRFAIEINPSYGIANEKGRIGYGLSISPRYRFSDQFSLNYSIDYSQQVNNLGFVGNNDITNEIFMGRRDRTTYINTIQGKFTINSDMNFNLSLRHYLSYATYNQYYNLQNDGTLMPTSNFTQNSNSNFNAWNLDLSYSWWFAPGSQISILYRNNAALFENEFKRDLGTNIRNVIDKDALNHVFSVSVRYFIDYNSLKK